From Chryseobacterium gallinarum, one genomic window encodes:
- a CDS encoding type VI secretion system Vgr family protein, protein MNKNISNSDMISENHIPGINRVVKLDIVIEGRIIRHFRHFRLEQSVRKHHEFELTLAHDTLEGVQNYDLEEAQQFLGKRLTVVFKYKNVEGTPERTFVGVITKVGFSQENHSLGNIVLKGYSPTILLDAAPHTQSFGGNQPVNMGIIATEVIKQGIDSGKFDVKVNAKAASQILYSAQYNETHYNYLCRMAEAYGEQFYYDGEILHFGNMPPQNKALELIYGSNVSDVNVELKAVHIKPSFYGYNSSSNTKLVSGETPIKHVGNLAKTAYKNNDGIFKTPSLQVAPIKAATDMDVVISQTSTSGSRAVEVFTVSGGTTIPFLYPGCVADIKMRKTDSNQTAYFTKLMMTEVIHEVDTLGRYQGRFEAIASDTGYIPTPEFIVPIAQPQIATVISNTDPLGQGRVTVRFDWQLNDHTNFIRMMAPDAGGTDQITQNRGYVAIPEVGDQVMVGFVHNHPDRPFVMGGMFHGGTALGGGVDNHLKSIQTRSGIRILMNDAEGSVNIIDPSGNNYFMDGKGNIVVTAPKNMTFNAGEDLNINVGKDMKTSVGNDNAINVINDHRFTSRNYKQTVNENKTVNVTGDLKETTSTTTHKAKNGDIVLQSSGVAKVLGKIDAKVNKG, encoded by the coding sequence TCGGAGAATCATATTCCCGGGATCAACCGTGTAGTAAAACTGGATATTGTAATTGAAGGCAGGATCATCAGGCACTTCAGGCATTTTCGTCTGGAGCAGAGTGTAAGAAAACATCATGAATTTGAACTTACACTGGCACATGACACATTAGAAGGAGTACAAAACTACGATTTGGAAGAAGCTCAGCAGTTTTTAGGCAAGCGACTGACTGTAGTTTTTAAATATAAAAATGTGGAAGGAACTCCTGAAAGAACTTTTGTGGGAGTCATTACAAAAGTAGGATTCAGTCAGGAAAATCACAGTCTCGGAAATATTGTGCTGAAAGGTTACAGTCCCACTATTTTATTGGACGCTGCTCCCCACACCCAGAGTTTTGGCGGGAACCAGCCCGTAAATATGGGGATTATTGCCACAGAAGTTATTAAACAGGGAATTGACAGCGGTAAGTTTGATGTAAAAGTTAATGCTAAGGCAGCTTCCCAGATTCTATACAGCGCCCAGTATAATGAAACCCATTACAATTACCTTTGCAGGATGGCAGAAGCCTACGGAGAACAGTTTTATTATGATGGGGAAATATTGCATTTTGGAAATATGCCTCCACAAAATAAAGCCCTGGAACTGATCTATGGGAGTAACGTTTCCGATGTGAATGTCGAATTGAAAGCCGTACACATCAAACCGAGTTTTTATGGATATAACAGCAGCTCCAATACAAAGCTTGTTTCCGGAGAAACACCGATAAAGCATGTGGGAAATCTGGCGAAAACAGCCTATAAAAATAATGATGGGATATTCAAAACACCCTCATTACAGGTAGCCCCTATAAAAGCGGCAACGGATATGGATGTGGTTATCTCTCAGACCAGTACTTCAGGAAGCAGAGCCGTAGAAGTTTTTACCGTTTCAGGTGGAACCACCATTCCTTTTTTATACCCCGGTTGTGTGGCAGATATAAAAATGCGGAAAACGGACAGCAATCAAACCGCTTATTTTACCAAACTGATGATGACAGAGGTGATACACGAAGTGGACACCTTAGGACGCTATCAGGGAAGATTTGAAGCAATTGCGTCAGATACGGGATATATTCCCACTCCGGAATTTATTGTTCCCATTGCACAGCCACAAATTGCCACGGTAATATCAAATACAGATCCTTTGGGACAAGGTAGGGTAACGGTAAGATTCGACTGGCAGCTGAATGATCATACCAATTTTATACGGATGATGGCCCCCGATGCGGGAGGAACAGATCAGATTACCCAAAACAGAGGCTATGTAGCGATACCGGAAGTAGGAGATCAGGTGATGGTGGGATTTGTTCATAATCATCCGGACCGTCCGTTTGTAATGGGTGGAATGTTTCACGGAGGAACAGCTTTGGGAGGCGGCGTGGATAACCATTTGAAATCCATACAGACCCGGAGTGGCATCAGGATTTTGATGAATGACGCGGAAGGAAGTGTCAACATTATAGATCCCAGCGGAAATAATTATTTTATGGACGGAAAAGGTAATATTGTAGTGACTGCCCCTAAAAATATGACATTCAATGCGGGAGAAGACCTCAACATTAATGTAGGAAAAGATATGAAAACAAGCGTGGGAAATGATAATGCCATCAATGTTATCAATGATCACAGGTTTACGTCCAGGAATTATAAACAGACCGTTAATGAAAATAAAACAGTCAATGTTACTGGTGATTTAAAAGAAACTACTTCTACCACTACCCATA